GATTAAAGGAAGCCTTTGTTGTAGAAGAATGGGTGAAGGAAACGCATGCTGACCTATGGCCGGCCAAACAGTACCCACTTGTCACCGTGAGTGCCTGGGGCGCCTGATTTTGCGTAACTGCAAGTAGAAGGGCATTCACAGCTTAAGGTTTTAAACTGTACTACATACGTTCTGATTTGATTGAGAGCTAGTATTTGGGATTTGGGCTAAGTTCATAGATGACTTATGCTTTCAGAATATTTCATTCCATCATTGCTTCATTCCCTGATagccaaatgaagaaagaaatgttatgGAAGAGGCAAAAGGCTTTCAGCCCTCAAGATCTGCAGCTCAGCAGGTCAGTAGACTGCTACACAAGATAGTCTGGTTGAGATTTGTTGATTTTAAGTACCATCTCCCACTTCCTAATCCCGATCAGTCTTCCCTTTGGCAAAAACTTCGAATTCCTGAACAAATTCCTTTGTTTTGTGGATTTTCAGGAACTTGATGGGAAACCTGCTTCTCCTACTCCTGTTATCGTGACCTCCCAGACAgccaacaaagaagaaaaggtattGACATCATACCCAGCTTCCCGCTGGACCCCAGCCTCACCCTCTTTCCACGTGAACGTGTGCTAGCTGTGCAGGCCTGTGTTTTAAGTGATGTAATCAGTTTCAGAGCAGAGGCTTTGAAATGGAAAGATACCCCTTTCTGACTGTTGGTTTAGTTCTCTTTGGATCATGAATCACAGGTAACTCTTCGTTAACACAGTACTACAGAACTCACCCTCTTCCTTTTGTTTGCAGAGTTTACTTGAGTTGGAAGTAGATTTGGATAATTTGGAAATAGAAGATATTGACACAACAGATATCAACCTAGATGAAGATATTTTGGACGACTAAATAATATTTCCCGTTTACTCAACTAAACAGATGATTATTATGGACAGGTATCGATCGTCACCCTGACCACCATGCTTTGGACTCTGAGAAACCCCTTACATTTTTTACATGTAGACGCTGTTGCCCACTAGGAGCACAATGCCCTCATCTTCGGAGGAGTTTCTGTGCAGCATCTAAAGCACTGTTCGCTTAACTAAAACAGCTGtgggctttgatttttttcatactgTCATTGGACCGTATCTCATAAAATCTTTTGAAATAATGAAGATACTTCAGAGTTTcctttttgcaaaatgaaaacaggattccAGTTTGGCTGAGCCAAAACTACACCTCTTCTAGGTATCAGCCCATGTTCTCTTCTCTTTGAATAACTATTTTCAAATAGcatcattcatatttttcttagACTTGAGTATCGGTGCTAGACCTCACTGCATTATTCCCCTCATTCTGTATAACTTTCTTATGCCTTCCTCTGACTTTGTCTGGTAGTACCTATTGCTAGAGTCAACTCCCCTGACCACATTAAGCTGGGCTCTGTTTAAATTACCAACTGATCCATTTGGTAACACAGAGACATagtacttttattctttctttttacacTGGACTCATCTGACATGATTAGAGAAATTCATAACCAGGCATTTAAATATACTTCAGTTATCCTCTCATAGCCTCAGAAAGTGAGTGGAGTAAAtagttttttctttgtatttctgataGAGGCACTATTTAGAgtctaaaaaacaattttataaggAACTcttaattttgacattttttttcagtattgacAGAAAACCAGCTAGAATTTAGTAAAatgaagtttatttaaaaaatatttttaggaagcTGCAGAACTGCTAATGAATGCTTCTTGGTAAGCTTGCAGTGTTAATTCTATATATGCTCCCTTCTGTGCTTCTGTTTTTGCAAagacctgtttaaaaaaaaaaagttttaaaatagagaatataCTATTGATAAAGTTCCTAGTGAAGTCCCAGTTTAAAAACCCTCCACATTTCACAATATTTTTCTGATTACCAAACAATAAGCATACTACATGGACAGAAAAACAGTATCACAGTTAAAGCAACCTAATTCCAAACaccagaagtttccaaacatgattgtcatttttcagaaaaaaattaagaaaacctaCACTGCTGGATCAAAATAAGAAGCATTAGGTTCAAGAGAAATCCAGAGGATGGAAGTTAGCAAGATGATTTTTCACTTTAAAGAATGGGCTTTTCCTACTCCACCTATAATGTCATCACTGGTTGTTTTTATCCTCAGTAAGCCTTATAACTGCTTTGCAGTAGCATAAAGTAATATTAGGAGAGAAGCCAGATCCACAAATACATGTCTATTGTGAGcatcagaaaagatgaaaatcataCAATGGTTTCCCCGCATCCTGAAAAAAAACCATCTCAACATTTACAGAGAAATCTGTGTAATCCCATAGTTTTGAGAGCGATACAGTTCCAAAATGAGAACGCACTATCCTCCCTGCTTCTGGACAGGAATGTGACCAAACTGGGCGACATGTGCTCTAAAGAGCACAGGAGCTGCCGCCCCACTATCTGAACTCCTTGGACTCCGGTGGCAGCTGTTTCTATTGTCCAGGCTGAAGAAATACGGGGCTCTAATCACTCTGGTTTAAGACCacgaatctgtgtgtgtgttggtcactcagttgtgtactactctttgcaacccccacgGGGTGTAGCCCTCTAGTTTCCTCTGTCCTAATCTCCTAAtctcctctgggattctccaagtaagaatactggagcgggttaccattcccttctccaggggatcttcctgacccagggattgaaccctatgATTTCTTCACTCAATCACTACATgataatgaatgtgaaagaagtCCCTTTACCTTAATTAACTGTAATCCCTCAGCAGCCTGCTCTTTGGCCTCTTGAGCTGACTGGCCATCAGGATGGAGGATGTGATAGAGCTGGACCAAGCTGGCGGCATCATCAACTCTGGAGGGAAAGGGTTTACTGTTACAAAGggtttgttgttttcattttctttttacatatttaagtttatagttttcttcttcGGCTTCACAGTCCTATAAAAGTATATGCTGAACTTTACATTTCAAACTTCCTTTgggccagggggaaaaaaaacttttacagCTTTCAGTTTCATATTTTCAAACCATTTTCAGGAATATTGGCTAGTTTAGGTTTCACAGGACAAGAGTCAATACAGACAGGTACCCAGATAATGaaagtgaatatattaaaaatgtggcTGTATCCTTTCTGAAAGCAGAGCATCATTTCTCATAGAAACAGTGTTCTAACAGTGGGTGATTTCCAGGCTGGCCCACATCACCAGCAGATAGTAATAGAGAGGGTGGGTCTGTACCCTCATCCCACATAAGCCAGAGGCTGGTGGACATGGGGATGCTCAGTCCACTTGCCTTCAGGTGCAAACTAGCAGTGACATCTGCTGAGGAATTTTCATTGAGACTCTGAATTAGTGGATAAATGCTTCTGAGAGGCATCTAGAAGTCCAAGGAAAGACTCCCAAGCCACCTGTCAATTCACAGGATCCCATTAGTTAAAAATCAGCATCCTAGAGAAGCAAATTTGAAATTATGCACTCTAGATAGAAGAGAATTCAGGTTCTTCCTCAGCAATCTGTCTTGTCTGTCTCTTGTCACACAACTACCCATGATGAAGCCAGAACAAGAGCTCAATTCTTACAGTTTGTACTtaaccttttgagaaatctataggCAGTTTTTATCAACATTAAAACTTTGCCTTCCCCAAACTAAATAACCTCTATCCTCTCACACAGTCAACACCTTCCTACCATTTGCCACCTCAAAGCCCTTCTAGAGTGGAGTGGGAGTGGGGTAAAGAGTTTCTTAAGCCACGGTGACCTTAGAGAAATGCTCTGGGCTCATCCCAAAGCCTGTTCACCCTAAAGGTCATCTCTTGGTGAAACTGAGAAAACCAGAGCTGAGAAACCAAACTTTCCagaggaaaaatatttgtttaatgttcATTATCTACTGTGTTTGTTGTACTCTAATAGTTCAACAAATGTGGCAACAAAAGATAACAGTCATTCTCTTAAAAGCTAAGCATGTGAGTCCATAAAGAGCTTAACTGGGTTTCTATATCTTGGTCACAGCAGGGCTTCTTTATGTTCATGCTACTGTATAATACCTGTTTCACAGGACGATTTAGCTTCAAACCCAGCctgtatttgaaattaaaagcaagTAAATCCTCatgtaaaaaaatgttttaaagcacCTCAATTCAAGACCAACAGTGGAACTTAAGTTTGAAATCTGTGCAGAATTCTGGCATGGGCTCCATTTGCCAAGGACATGCACCCTCTACTGTTTAACCTGGGATTTGCAGCAAACTGTCCTGCTGAGAATTCCCACAGGAAGTTTTACTTACACAGAGCAGGAAAGGTTAAGTACTCAAAATTCCCTCCCAGTATGcaaatatggcaacccactccagtactcttgcctggaaactcccatggacagaggagcctggtgggctgcagttcatgaggtcgcttaagagtcaggcacgactgagcgatttgactttcacttttcactttcatgcattggagaaggaaatggcaacccactccagtgttcttgcctggagaatcccagggacagaggagcctagtgggctgccgtctgtgggatcacacacagtcagacacaactgaagcgacttagcagcagcagcagcatgcaaataAATTGCTTCAGATGTAAAGCTTACATGTGATAAGTATTTCTATAATAACTTATGAGTACACCTTGATAAATAATTTTCAGCGAAATACATTCTGTGTTGCTCTAATTTCTtgcaaaaaatgttaaataatttcagaacatttacaGCTGAGCAGCTTTAAATTCATTCACAGCTAATGCACCTAAAGGCAAGTAATTTTTGAACATGCTCATGATCACCAGCAGCCTCCTGCTTATGTGGgatgtggactgcaaggagatccaaccagtccatcctaaaggagatcagtcctgggtgttcattggaaggactgatgctgaagctgaaactccaatactttggccacctgatgcgaagagctgactcattggaaaagagcctgatgctgggaaagattgagggcaggaggagaaggagacgaaagaggatgagatggttggatggcatcatcgactcaatggacgtgggcttgggtggactctgggagttggtgatggacagggaggcctgacatgttgtggttcatggggttgcaaagagtcggacacaactgagcgactgaactgaaccgaaataCAGGTTTACTGTAATGATAGTGAGAATTTCTTTACTTACTAAGATCATACTTACAAATCTCTCTGAATCTGGTCAATCAATAAACCAtcaatctttttcttatttacaaaataccAGGCCATTCCACCAAAGTGTCTTGTTGAACGTAAAAGGTCATACTTTCCATATTTATCTATATCTTCATAGGTCTGATGATGAACCTATCCATACAAAATGCaatttttcagaaatacaaaagtaaaagtgAGCCAACATTACTGGATATACATCCACTAGCATTCGAGCTGTCcaagaaaatattagtaaaccAGGTCTCCTGATCCTGCATCCACTATCAGTCATTAACTAGCAGGTATGATTAAGGACAGCTCGCCACTGGAAGTGTGTGGAACCTGGAACAAGTCTGCCAGACATTTATAACCAGATCAGTTACTCTTCAGCAGCCATGCACTACATATGAAGCACCTATTATATATATGGACCACTGGAAATAACGGACTTCCACTTCTCCTTTCCCCTACCCAGTCAACTATCCCACTCCATCTTACTAATTAATGTTCCTTTAGTTCTTCCAGACTGATCTTAAATGAGGACTCTGATGAGGGCATTCCTATATTAAAAAGGCTGCTGACTGAAGTCCAGATTCGTCAGCCTAGCATCTGAGGTTACCTGTGATATGGCCCCATCTACCTTTCTAGCTTAATCTTGAACCACTTCCCTAGGTATTCACCACATGTACAAGCAAAACAGATGACTGGCCATTTCTCAAGTCTACTTTTGTGTCCTGCCTATTGTTCGTACTTTCCTTTCTACCTGAAATACTTCTCCATCCACTTGCCACAATGTTCCCTATCCTCCTAAAGCCCTCTTAGGCCTTCCCTAAGAGCATGTTGCAGCCTTCTCTTAGCACCCAACATCTTAGACCTATGGTGGTGATTATACTTCCCCACAATCTTTCCTGGACTGCAAGCTTCGACAAGGTTCCCTATCCTAGTTCATGTCATCACCTCCACAGTAACACCTTACACACAGAAGGTACTATATGATTATTAAATTGCAACATAAGGCACATACACTGCATTTTGGCAAACTTTAGTAAATAACTTTCCTGTAcaataaactgaagaaaaaatcTCTGCCATCAAGTTTGGGTACTAACTCTATCACTTATTAGCTGTGCAACTTTCAGCGAGTTACTTGACTCTCTAAACTTAAGTTCTCTCATCCTTAAAGGGTTGTTGAAAGGATGAAAATATCTATTTTGTGTACATCCAGCACTGGACAGGTGTTCAGgcatttcccttttcctcccccTGTATTGAAGCTTATAACCTAACTCATTGTGTTGGACTAAAAAATCTTAATCATAACCATACTGACACCCATACTTTAGATACTATAAAATATACTCACTTTGATATAGTCAGCAGAATCTGGCTCAAACTGGGCAACGCAGAGATTGAGGACATCAACATGCCGGTCCTGACTGTACATGGTCTAAACCCACATAGCAGAGTTGGAATTAAATGAGAAGAAAGTGCAACACCTGTCCAGACACCATGACAGCCCTGCCCCTCCACACACAGGCCACATCTGTGCCCAGCACGAGGGAGGCAGAAACCACACACAAACCACATGTCacacctggattcaaatcccagctaaCCCAACTACAAGACAATGACCCTACTTATCATTAGAAATGCCTGTGTTTATCAAAGCAAAATACCCAGCAGCACCAGAGCCAACAGGTTCAACAAAGAAATCACCACCGCCTCTATGACCCCAAAGTCATCTTACCTGAAGATTTTCTTCCCTAAAAATTACTGGTGTTAAAACTCTACGGCcttctttggggaaataaatTTGAATCATGCGGTCCCGTTCTTCCCAAGAGGCTTTGCGTAGCGTGCCACTTGGTTCTCTGACAACAATAAAACGCTCCTGAAATAGAAAACACAAGGATGAGTTTGTGAGGGCTGATTTTTAGTTCCAGTGTCCCACTAAGCACCATTATAAGAATAGTTTGCAATCAACAATATAAAATGCAACGGGCAAACAAAATGCAATCGTGTATGatttcaataataattttaaaccTCAGATTTGGCGAGATTTGATACTTCCTTCACTAAtcatccctgatagctcagttggtaaagaatccgcctgcaatgcaggagaccccggtttgattcctgggttgagaagatcccctggagaagggataggctacccactccagtattctgtcctagagaattccatgaactgtatagtccatggggtcgcaaagagtcagacacaactaagaaactttcagttcagttcagttcactaaTCACTGCAGTGCCTCTGACGATCAAAAATCTAATGAGAGTATTTACTAAATATGAACTACAGTGGTAAAGTGAGTTGAATGCATAAAATGATTCAACTAAAAAAAGTTGATTTGAGATTCATCTAAATCCATTTCAGAAAAAAGAAGTGCTATAaacctttttaaattgttttctcatCCTAAAGTCTCACCCAGATTAAGACTTGACTATTTTATGGTCCATATTTAAAGTGACAAGGATAAATGGAACAAACCCAAGAATGTGGAATCTTACTTCCACACCTCTGCGAGTCCTCATTCTGGCAAGAGACAAATGTGTCAGAGAGACTGGTGCACCTGCCTCTGGtctcttcactcttttttttttttttctaaggaaattcttgttttatttatgtatttatatggaCTCCTTACACAAATAACATTCCTGTTCTCCTAAGGGTTTCTTCTATAAATTGGAATGGCCAAGGAAAAGCATTGTCTAATTTTGACTTGATTATACACGttcaaaagagaaagagggagtgaAGAGAAAAGCGTTGGAAAGTCTTCGACTCTGGGGCTCAGCATGTACAACAGACGTCTCGGACTCAAGATTCATCCAGGTTGTCGGGTAGTTCCAACGCCAAGGGAAAACTAggagcccaccccaccccaccccacagagaGAATTTCTACAGCTACTCTAGCAAGGTGATCTAGCTAAAGCATAGGTTTCAAACTACAGAGTTTCAACTtaacatctaaaattttaaactgtAGCATTTCTGCGACAAATAAGCTCAGAGAGCTCAtctcagaagaaaaattaaagaactatTGCTCTGATGAATGTTTGGATAAACAAAGTACGGTGACCGCAACCAAGGTGTTGAGGGCAAAATCAAAGATCATCCCAGGCCAAACGATGCTTCCTTCACCTACTGGGTGAATTCCACTCACTGTCTGTACCACTCAACTGGCAATCTAATTTAGCACAGGCAGCATTCTTGACACCTCATAGATACTGTTAACTTTGTTTcagaactagaaaaggtcaggAACTGGATTATAATTCTTTACAAAACCCAGAAGGACTTACACAGAGTTTTGCACACAGCTGATAAATGCTACACATCTGATTAATGTTTAACCAGATGGTAGTGACTCTCAACTCTTCAGAACTTTAGTAAGTCTCTGAATGTGTTTTAAGCATAATATAATTAAACCTTTCATCAAGCactgcaaacagaaaaaaataaaatagatggtAAAGTAACACAATTGTTCCTCAaacggattttggcaatttgaattCCAAGTTCCTTTCTCCCTTTCAGGTTATAGAATGCTCCCATAACCAGCCTTCACAGCACTGTAAACGTATATTAAAATACTTCAAAGCAAAAATTCTAATAAAATGAAACTCTGATCCCATTCATTATGTCAGATATACAGGTGACTGACTACAGACATGGACACTGCTCACATCGCGTCTTCTAACCATAATCAATATGATAAAAAGATTAGCATGGGGTGGCCCTTTTTTCAACCCTATCACTATTAAATATTCTACTGCAGTTTGTGGGCTAAAATGCAAATTACTCTTTTCACTCATTACTTGAAAAGGCTCAAACACAAaactaatgtattttattttataagtgcTAGAGTGTTCTTTTGGAACTGCCAATCAAGTGAAGAGGAGCTAGACAATAAAAACTACAGCAGATGAAGTGGTACCTAAAAATTATCTGGGCAAGTGGGATATTTTTACTGCAaattctgaaaagtgaaaatccttTGAGAAGTCTGAGCTTTGGGGGCATCAGCAAGCATTCCATCTTCTCAAAAAGCTTGAGCTTTTTGAAGTCAATCTAGCTTGGGCAGAATCATTTTGTGATTAGACATATACTTACCCGATGTGGTATGCTGTACGATATATCAGTAAACACATATTTGGCTGTTTCGGTTCCTTCCAAAATCTTATCTTCAGCTAATACATCATTTATTGGTGTTCGCTCTTCCAGAACTGGTGGCATTTTTAATCTGACTTTAGCTGCCTCAATCGCCTGTCTTGTAgcctaatgaaataaaatatatcttaggGAAAGCCACAAAGTTACAGACCAAAAGGATCATCTGACAAAAGCAGATACTAATAAAGAAAAGTGCTAAAGACTTCAGACAGAACCTGTAGGTACAAATAAGTGAGTGAAAAGCCAAACTTGGGCTCCTGGGCCCTGGCCTTTGTCTCTGTGATGACAGCATCCGTCACAGGCTCAACCACTCTCAAAAACAGAAAAGGGAGGCTCTGAGACAGAGCCAGGCCACAAGAGCCACCCAAAACAGGACAGAGGATTTCACTTACTGGGTGCTTACTATGTTCCAGATATTGCTCAAATACTCTGAGTGCATCTGGCTCCTTTAATGCCACAACTACCCATATGAGCCAAGCGTTACTATTTAGAGGTCAttttatgagaaagaaaatagaggcaCACAAATGTTAAGTAAATTGCTAACAAGCtgcagcactacaatttgaacccaggcaattTAACTCCAGAGCCCATGCCCTTAACCACTGAGCACAGTGCTCCATGCCATACTGCTAACAGTGGTTCTCTGAGAGATGAAAGGGGCCTTTCACTCTTCATGTGCTATATACTTTGGGGTATTTGAACTCTGCTATGGCTCTCAATGATTTTTGAGTTGAAAGAAAAGCAACAATATTTCACATATTCATACATGAAAGGGTTTTCCACAAAGCACTCAATACCCATGACTGCAGGAGGACACCTGCCTGGAACAGAATACTGTTCAGAAGGATCTCACAATCTCACCAAGCCTCAGCCTTAAAGCAGCTCACAACCAATGTTTCtgcaggaaggaggctggagcAAGGAGAACAGAGGAAGGATGCTAGGCTGGTTTTGGAGCAGAGGTGGTTCCGCCTGATAGCCAGACCTGACCCATATGTGCAGTCTGTCTAATTCTGGCAATCTTCCCTACTCCTCTCTGCCAGACTGCACAAGTTTCTTTTCTCAGTTCTGTGCCTGGAACTCCCCCTCAAATCTGGAGGGACCCTGAAaattttgtttaatcttttaaagaaagatattCTACCAATATTCCTACGTTCACATACCTCTTCCAACTGTGCCTGGGTCATTAGCTTGTAAGTTGGTGGTTTCGTTTCTTGTACTGCTGGCTTAAAAATCTTCAGTAAATCCAAGCCTGTCATCTTGATGAGTATGCTTTGGActtcctcatccataaaagtAGGTTTCTTTGATCTTTGGGCTACCAGATTCTGTTAAATAAATTTTAGTAAATAAGATGGCAAAAATGACAAGACAACAAGACATCTAAATGGAAAAAGTCAATGATAAAAATGATTAACACCATGTCTACCTCAGTATGCACAATGCTAATACCTAcaagactcattcattcatttaaaatttactgGGCATTCACGATGATCAAGATACAGTTTCTGCCAAAAAGGCACTCAAAGTCTAGTGAAGGAAGCAACAGGATAAAAGTAGTTAATGCAATATTAATGACAATAACGGTTACTGCCAACCAAAGAATTGTTTCCTATTTGACAGGAGTTACACACATTTTCAGGAAGGCTTACACCAAGCCACAAAGTATGTACTGATATCCCAGTTTTGTATATGAGGATACTGGAGGCTTGCCAAAGACAATTAGCTATTAAATGATATACCCAGGATTTAAACCAAAGTTTATCTGATTCTAGAACCTAGATCAATTTCAATTTACCATCATGTTCCTCAGAGTAAGTGCTACATACAAGGGAGGTACAGGGGGTTGTATGATAACAGAGACTGAAACTAAACTTAGCCTGGGAGCAGAGAAAGGCATGGTAGAGTCAAAGAATGCTTCCCGGGGACCCTGAATAGGGcagagaaaaaaagggaaggaaattctaGGCTGAGGGGTTCCATAGGAAAGAGAGGCCTGGATCACTGGACACGATACTGAAAAGGCCATGTGATGTTATGGAAGAAAGCTGGACAGGAGCGAGACGCAGATCTCAGCTCTGCCCGCCCTAGTATGCCTATCCCTTTGCCCAGCCTCCACTGCCATTGGGGTGGGGGAAGCCATTCGTCCCAACCACCTCGTCCTCTGCTGGCCCTATAAATGCTGGTGTCCCACAGGATTCTGAACTacatttttctctcccttctcacaTTCTTGATGGATTATCTCCTAACCTTCTGTAACTATTAACTACCTAGAAACTCTAAAAGCTGAATATCCAGCCAGATCATCTTCCATCCAACTACCCAACGGACATCTCGCATGTACGTCATACTGCCA
The sequence above is a segment of the Bos mutus isolate GX-2022 chromosome 1, NWIPB_WYAK_1.1, whole genome shotgun sequence genome. Coding sequences within it:
- the MRPS22 gene encoding small ribosomal subunit protein mS22, which encodes MQVLGVPGESISGPALGPGPATCSSLCPGSAGRERHAVGSVPRPNLVAQRSKKPTFMDEEVQSILIKMTGLDLLKIFKPAVQETKPPTYKLMTQAQLEEATRQAIEAAKVRLKMPPVLEERTPINDVLAEDKILEGTETAKYVFTDISYSIPHRERFIVVREPSGTLRKASWEERDRMIQIYFPKEGRRVLTPVIFREENLQTMYSQDRHVDVLNLCVAQFEPDSADYIKVHHQTYEDIDKYGKYDLLRSTRHFGGMAWYFVNKKKIDGLLIDQIQRDLVDDAASLVQLYHILHPDGQSAQEAKEQAAEGLQLIKVFAKTEAQKGAYIELTLQAYQEAFISSSAAS